A window of Paraburkholderia bryophila contains these coding sequences:
- a CDS encoding quaternary amine ABC transporter ATP-binding protein, translating into MPVSVPANEILTVQNLSKIFGPKPERAAELLRQGLGRNEIFQQTGNMVAVDNVSLGVRAGEIFVIMGLSGSGKSTLVRLLNRLIEPTSGKVVLEGRDIAPMSTPELREVRRKKMAMVFQSFALLPNRTVIENVAYGLEVAGEKKAERYEVARNVLVRVGLGSYEKLYPGELSGGMQQRVGLARALAVNPSVLLMDEAFSALDPLIRFEMQNELLRLQKEEQRTVVFISHDIEEAIKIGGRVGVMKDGRLVQVGTPAELIQSPADDYVRNFFRNVDVSRFQKASSLLSRVERGVISCDAATPADRYTNELIDAGVECGYVCDEAGRYQGCVTSASLRQCGSAPIRNALLHDMAAVSIDADLHELSSIALRQEHDVPIVDAAGKLAGVVSCRAILKQVMQRRAV; encoded by the coding sequence ATGCCCGTTTCCGTGCCCGCGAATGAAATTCTGACGGTTCAAAACCTCTCGAAGATTTTCGGTCCGAAACCCGAACGAGCCGCGGAGTTGTTGCGGCAAGGTCTCGGGCGCAACGAAATCTTCCAGCAGACCGGCAACATGGTGGCGGTCGACAACGTGAGCCTCGGTGTCCGGGCGGGCGAGATCTTCGTGATCATGGGACTGTCCGGCTCCGGGAAGTCGACGCTGGTGCGGCTATTGAATCGTCTGATCGAACCGACATCGGGGAAGGTCGTTCTCGAAGGCCGCGATATTGCGCCGATGTCCACGCCCGAACTGCGCGAAGTGCGGCGCAAGAAAATGGCGATGGTTTTTCAATCGTTTGCCCTGCTGCCCAATCGCACGGTCATCGAGAACGTTGCGTACGGTCTGGAAGTTGCCGGAGAAAAGAAGGCCGAGCGCTACGAGGTTGCGCGCAACGTGCTGGTCCGGGTGGGACTCGGCTCGTACGAAAAGCTCTATCCGGGGGAACTGTCCGGCGGCATGCAGCAACGGGTCGGCCTTGCACGTGCTCTGGCTGTGAATCCTTCGGTGCTGCTGATGGACGAAGCCTTCTCGGCGCTCGATCCGCTGATCCGCTTTGAAATGCAGAATGAACTTCTGCGGCTGCAGAAAGAGGAGCAACGCACGGTTGTCTTCATTTCGCACGACATCGAAGAGGCCATCAAGATTGGCGGCCGCGTCGGCGTGATGAAAGACGGACGCCTCGTGCAGGTCGGTACACCCGCCGAACTGATCCAGTCGCCCGCCGACGACTACGTTCGCAACTTCTTTCGCAATGTCGACGTCTCGCGCTTCCAGAAAGCGTCCAGTCTGCTGTCCAGGGTCGAACGCGGCGTGATCTCCTGCGACGCCGCCACCCCGGCGGACCGCTATACGAATGAGCTGATCGACGCCGGCGTCGAGTGCGGCTACGTCTGCGACGAAGCCGGCCGCTATCAGGGATGCGTCACCTCGGCGTCGTTGCGTCAATGCGGTAGCGCGCCGATCCGGAACGCGTTGCTGCACGACATGGCGGCGGTCTCGATCGACGCCGATCTGCACGAACTGTCGTCCATCGCGCTTAGACAGGAACACGACGTACCCATCGTCGACGCAGCCGGCAAGCTCGCCGGCGTCGTATCGTGCCGCGCGATTCTGAAACAGGTTATGCAACGGAGAGCGGTATGA
- a CDS encoding NAD(P)/FAD-dependent oxidoreductase has protein sequence MASKLEFDRLPAADGVNGWWESLPPPPVANALHGDRHFDFVVVGGGITGLCAARRLAELAPQASVALVEADRIGRSTAGRNSGFFVDLPHDISSESYSRSVDADKADVRMQRHGIDYVRSVVREQKIQCDWRDDGKYHASVNKRGKDALRHFAEGLQRIDEPFEWLDETAVAKVTGTGFYHSAIFTPGCSTVQPAALMRGLARTMPSNVEVFELSPLRRLEHGSDGAKVLRFADGTINAGKVILCTNAYAASFGEKPNGLLPVYTFASLSRKLTPAEVEALGGIKSWALIPADPMGTTVRRLATDQICIRNHFAFRPGLEVSPADLRKAKRLHQRSFDRRFPMLKDVALDYTWGGALCLSANSGALFGKRDDGLYQAIGCNGLGLSRGSSSGKVIAEYALGLSNDMIQQLLKQPQPRPLPMRPIADVAVSAAIWVKEFSAGAEL, from the coding sequence ATGGCCTCGAAACTCGAATTCGATCGCTTGCCTGCGGCGGATGGTGTCAACGGCTGGTGGGAAAGTCTGCCCCCGCCGCCGGTCGCGAACGCGCTCCACGGTGACCGGCATTTTGACTTTGTAGTGGTGGGCGGCGGCATCACGGGCTTATGTGCAGCCCGGCGACTGGCGGAGCTGGCGCCGCAAGCGTCGGTCGCACTGGTCGAGGCCGATCGCATTGGCCGCTCGACGGCGGGGCGCAATTCGGGTTTCTTCGTCGACTTGCCACACGACATCAGCAGCGAAAGCTATTCGAGAAGTGTGGACGCCGACAAGGCGGACGTGCGGATGCAGCGTCACGGCATCGACTACGTCAGGTCGGTGGTTCGCGAGCAGAAAATCCAGTGCGACTGGCGTGACGACGGCAAATACCATGCGTCTGTGAATAAACGCGGTAAGGACGCGCTCAGGCATTTTGCGGAGGGCTTGCAACGCATCGACGAGCCGTTCGAGTGGCTGGACGAAACCGCGGTCGCGAAGGTGACCGGCACCGGGTTCTACCACAGCGCCATTTTTACGCCGGGGTGCAGCACGGTCCAACCTGCCGCGCTGATGCGAGGCCTGGCGAGGACCATGCCGTCGAACGTCGAGGTGTTCGAGTTGAGTCCGCTCAGAAGGCTGGAACACGGCAGCGACGGCGCGAAGGTGCTGCGGTTCGCGGACGGCACGATAAACGCAGGCAAAGTCATTCTGTGCACCAACGCGTACGCCGCAAGCTTTGGTGAAAAACCGAACGGCTTGCTGCCGGTGTACACCTTCGCTTCGTTGAGTCGAAAGCTGACGCCGGCCGAGGTCGAGGCGCTCGGCGGCATCAAATCCTGGGCGCTGATTCCGGCCGATCCAATGGGCACGACGGTTCGTCGACTTGCAACCGATCAGATCTGTATTCGCAATCACTTCGCGTTCCGCCCGGGACTGGAAGTGTCGCCTGCCGATCTGCGCAAGGCGAAGCGTCTGCACCAGCGTTCTTTCGACCGGCGCTTTCCGATGCTCAAAGACGTGGCGCTCGACTACACGTGGGGCGGCGCACTCTGCCTGTCGGCAAACAGCGGCGCCTTGTTCGGAAAGCGGGACGACGGCCTCTATCAGGCGATCGGGTGTAACGGGCTGGGTCTCAGCCGGGGTTCCTCGTCCGGAAAGGTGATCGCCGAGTACGCGCTGGGTCTGTCGAACGACATGATTCAACAGCTTCTGAAACAGCCGCAACCGCGCCCGTTGCCCATGCGCCCGATTGCCGACGTGGCGGTTTCCGCGGCTATCTGGGTCAAGGAGTTCTCGGCGGGCGCCGAACTTTAA
- a CDS encoding dihydrodipicolinate synthase family protein, producing the protein MSFEGVHAPLVTPFKADGEIDHELLAQHAIDLAGRGLSGLGIGGTTGEYYALSFEERVHTFHTVAQAAGDRTFLTAGINATTTREVLRLGHAAKSAGLAALLVAAPYYAQPTQDELLKHLLEIDDHLDMPIMLYNFPARTGTEIGDRILEALLERPNFVAMKESTGDIAHLHHLATHFKTKLVLSCGMDDQALEFFAWGARSWVAGAANFLPEVHVELLDTCVRKGDFVAGRELMTQLLPVLELLERSGKFIQYVRYGCELAGRAVGNARAPLGALTDDERRGFAQLVQPLLRKGR; encoded by the coding sequence ATGAGCTTCGAGGGAGTACACGCGCCCCTGGTGACGCCGTTCAAGGCCGACGGCGAAATCGACCATGAACTGCTGGCGCAACATGCTATCGATCTGGCGGGCCGAGGCCTGTCAGGTCTCGGGATTGGCGGAACGACGGGTGAATATTACGCGCTCAGCTTCGAGGAGCGTGTTCACACGTTCCATACCGTTGCGCAAGCCGCAGGCGACAGGACGTTTCTCACCGCCGGCATCAACGCGACCACGACACGCGAAGTGCTGCGGCTCGGGCACGCGGCGAAGAGCGCCGGGCTGGCGGCGCTGCTGGTGGCGGCGCCGTACTATGCGCAACCCACTCAGGACGAGTTACTGAAACACCTGCTCGAGATCGACGACCATCTCGACATGCCGATCATGCTGTACAACTTTCCGGCACGGACCGGTACGGAAATCGGTGACCGCATCCTGGAGGCATTGCTCGAGCGGCCGAACTTCGTCGCCATGAAAGAGAGCACTGGCGACATCGCGCACTTACATCATCTGGCTACTCACTTCAAAACGAAACTCGTGCTGAGTTGCGGCATGGACGACCAGGCGCTCGAATTCTTTGCGTGGGGCGCACGGAGTTGGGTTGCGGGCGCCGCCAACTTTCTCCCTGAAGTCCACGTGGAGTTGCTCGACACTTGTGTCAGGAAGGGCGACTTCGTCGCCGGGCGAGAGTTGATGACGCAACTGCTGCCGGTGCTGGAGCTTCTCGAGCGCAGTGGCAAATTCATTCAGTACGTACGTTATGGCTGTGAACTGGCGGGCCGGGCGGTCGGCAATGCGCGCGCGCCGTTGGGCGCGCTGACGGACGACGAGCGGCGCGGCTTCGCGCAACTCGTGCAGCCGCTGCTTCGCAAGGGACGCTGA
- a CDS encoding glycine betaine ABC transporter substrate-binding protein: protein MKTETLKSYAVKLALSALCAVGLYGGGAMAAEPLKLTITNWADVLAVANVAKYVMESQLHQPVQFVQADIGIQYQGVARGDVDLMVGGWLPVTHATYYARYKNDMDDVGIIYTGGKNGWAVPAYVPESELSSIADLNKPEVKSKLNGTIQGIEPGGGLMQASEKTIKDYDLAGYNLQSSSEAGMLASLQRAYQSKQWIVATVWSPHWLFQKWQMRYLKDPKGTLGGEEQIHAFASKQFATRFPRADVFMKHFKLTLADVEAIEFEGNNSNDYATAAKKFVDAHPDKLKAWLQQ from the coding sequence ATGAAAACAGAAACGCTGAAATCTTATGCCGTGAAACTTGCCCTGTCGGCGCTGTGTGCCGTCGGTCTATATGGCGGAGGAGCGATGGCCGCGGAGCCGCTGAAACTGACGATCACCAACTGGGCCGACGTGCTCGCGGTGGCGAATGTGGCGAAGTATGTGATGGAGAGCCAGCTTCACCAGCCTGTCCAGTTCGTTCAGGCCGATATCGGCATTCAGTATCAAGGCGTCGCGCGAGGCGACGTGGATCTGATGGTCGGTGGCTGGTTGCCGGTCACGCACGCCACGTATTACGCGCGCTACAAGAACGATATGGACGACGTCGGCATTATCTACACCGGCGGGAAAAACGGCTGGGCGGTTCCCGCCTACGTGCCTGAATCCGAACTCTCGTCGATTGCCGATCTCAACAAGCCCGAGGTCAAGAGCAAGCTCAACGGCACGATTCAAGGCATCGAACCGGGCGGCGGCCTGATGCAGGCTTCCGAAAAAACCATCAAGGACTACGACCTCGCCGGCTACAACCTGCAGTCATCCAGTGAAGCCGGCATGCTTGCCTCGCTGCAGCGCGCGTATCAGTCGAAGCAATGGATTGTCGCGACGGTCTGGAGCCCTCACTGGCTCTTTCAGAAATGGCAGATGCGTTATCTGAAGGACCCGAAGGGCACGCTGGGTGGCGAAGAGCAGATTCACGCGTTTGCTTCGAAGCAGTTCGCAACCCGGTTCCCGCGCGCCGATGTGTTCATGAAGCACTTCAAGCTCACGCTGGCCGATGTGGAAGCCATCGAGTTCGAGGGTAACAACTCGAATGATTACGCCACGGCGGCGAAAAAGTTTGTCGACGCGCATCCCGACAAGTTGAAGGCGTGGCTTCAGCAGTAA
- a CDS encoding aromatic ring-hydroxylating oxygenase subunit alpha yields the protein MSAANLRTHAEVAHSRQPGHGMPGELFGRQDVFETDVDVFFHRHWILAGVTADVPQAGDVSAVDIDRASILIVRDDDENIRAYRNVCRHRGARLKEAGKSTVGLLVCPYHQWTYDLDGSLKHTAHMGIDFDRSCRSLMPVKTRVVGGHIFVCLADHAPADIEFLAQTMIPRFAPYDLTRTRIAYETDIVENGNWKLVIENNRECYHCGATHPELTASFLPEDFGFCPQGLSDESQRALEAYHARNAASIASWERDGLICGTVERLAPDVATGFRTQRLVIAGDGESQTMDTRVASRKLLGDLSRRDLGDMHLWTHNSWTHVMSDHAVVSYIIPLAPDKTLVRTKWLVHEDAVEGVDYDLNALTEVWVATNAQDAQLVSINYRGTQDPAYRPGPFSPFTETYLELFSQWYAARLGMDTA from the coding sequence ATGTCCGCGGCGAACCTTAGAACTCACGCTGAAGTGGCGCACAGTCGCCAACCTGGTCACGGCATGCCGGGAGAACTATTCGGCCGCCAGGACGTGTTCGAGACCGATGTGGACGTGTTCTTTCACCGGCACTGGATTCTCGCGGGCGTCACCGCCGACGTTCCGCAGGCCGGCGACGTATCCGCGGTCGACATCGACCGGGCCTCGATTCTCATCGTGCGCGACGACGATGAAAACATTCGCGCCTATCGGAACGTATGCCGGCACCGCGGCGCGCGCCTCAAGGAAGCCGGAAAGTCCACCGTCGGGCTGCTGGTGTGCCCATACCATCAGTGGACCTACGACCTCGACGGCAGCCTCAAGCACACCGCTCATATGGGTATCGATTTCGACCGCTCGTGCCGCAGCCTGATGCCGGTGAAAACGCGCGTTGTCGGCGGCCATATTTTTGTGTGCCTTGCGGACCATGCCCCCGCCGATATCGAGTTTCTCGCGCAAACCATGATTCCACGGTTCGCGCCCTACGACCTGACGCGCACCAGGATCGCCTATGAAACCGACATCGTCGAGAACGGCAACTGGAAACTCGTCATCGAGAACAACCGGGAGTGCTACCACTGCGGCGCAACGCATCCGGAATTGACCGCGTCGTTCCTTCCTGAAGATTTCGGGTTTTGCCCGCAAGGTTTGAGCGACGAGTCGCAACGCGCATTGGAGGCTTATCACGCACGCAACGCCGCGAGCATCGCGAGTTGGGAACGCGACGGACTGATTTGCGGCACGGTCGAAAGACTCGCGCCGGACGTCGCCACGGGCTTTCGAACCCAGCGTCTGGTGATAGCGGGAGACGGCGAATCGCAGACCATGGACACGCGAGTAGCCAGCAGAAAACTGTTGGGCGACTTATCGCGTCGCGACCTCGGCGACATGCACTTATGGACCCACAATTCGTGGACGCATGTGATGAGCGACCACGCCGTCGTCTCGTACATCATTCCGCTCGCGCCGGACAAGACGCTGGTGCGCACGAAATGGCTGGTCCATGAAGACGCGGTGGAAGGGGTGGATTACGACCTGAATGCGCTGACTGAAGTCTGGGTCGCCACGAACGCGCAAGACGCCCAGCTCGTTTCGATCAATTACCGCGGAACGCAGGATCCAGCGTATCGCCCTGGACCGTTCTCTCCGTTTACCGAGACCTACCTGGAGCTCTTTTCGCAATGGTATGCGGCCAGGCTGGGGATGGACACCGCATGA
- a CDS encoding alkene reductase, producing MTRLRTLQPGDIPSPMMADFYGQRASEGGLEIIEGVSISVTARSYLGAASFYHDGQTAGWKAIANAVHAKGGRVFMQLIHGGRQSHVEMTDGVAPVAPSVVPFNGVALTKDGFVPASPHRALAIEEIPAVIEEFRVAAQRALDAGFDGVELHGANGYLVDQFIQDGTNQRTDAYGGAIENRVRFLREAVEALISVWGADRVGVRISPSGKWGGISDSNPEATFSHVAKVLDEYKIAYLHVIEPRIKGDDTLHEGHPPVAVKYLRPHFSRPIIAAGGFDGDSAEAIVAGGDADLVAFGRHFSSNPDLPYRLKHKLPLTPYVRAAFWGGDETHYSDFPVYQTVAEAEATV from the coding sequence GTGACGCGCCTGCGCACCCTTCAACCCGGCGACATTCCGAGCCCGATGATGGCCGACTTCTACGGCCAGCGCGCCTCCGAAGGTGGCCTCGAAATCATCGAAGGCGTCAGCATCTCCGTCACCGCCCGCTCCTATCTCGGCGCGGCGAGCTTCTACCACGATGGCCAGACGGCCGGCTGGAAAGCGATCGCCAATGCCGTTCACGCCAAAGGCGGCCGCGTGTTCATGCAACTGATTCACGGCGGACGTCAAAGCCACGTCGAAATGACGGATGGTGTAGCGCCGGTCGCACCGTCGGTGGTTCCGTTCAACGGCGTCGCGTTGACGAAGGATGGCTTCGTGCCCGCGTCCCCGCACCGCGCACTCGCTATCGAAGAGATCCCCGCCGTCATCGAGGAATTCCGGGTTGCGGCACAACGCGCGCTCGATGCCGGCTTCGACGGCGTGGAACTACATGGCGCGAACGGTTATCTGGTCGACCAGTTCATTCAGGACGGCACCAACCAACGCACCGACGCTTACGGCGGTGCGATCGAAAATCGTGTTCGCTTTCTGCGTGAAGCGGTCGAAGCGTTGATTTCGGTGTGGGGTGCGGATCGGGTCGGCGTGCGCATTTCGCCATCGGGTAAATGGGGCGGCATTTCGGACAGCAATCCCGAAGCCACCTTCAGCCATGTCGCCAAAGTGCTCGACGAGTACAAGATCGCTTACCTGCATGTGATCGAACCGCGTATCAAGGGCGACGACACGCTGCACGAAGGTCATCCGCCGGTTGCGGTGAAGTATCTTCGTCCGCACTTTTCCAGGCCGATCATCGCCGCGGGTGGCTTTGACGGCGATAGCGCCGAGGCCATCGTCGCAGGCGGTGACGCGGACCTGGTCGCTTTTGGCCGCCATTTCTCGTCAAACCCGGATTTGCCGTATCGTCTGAAGCACAAGTTGCCGCTCACGCCGTACGTCCGCGCCGCGTTCTGGGGCGGCGATGAAACGCACTACTCCGATTTCCCTGTCTATCAGACTGTCGCAGAAGCCGAAGCGACCGTCTGA
- the glyA gene encoding serine hydroxymethyltransferase, producing the protein MNDFVRFFSETLQDRDPVISSEIALELRRQQSQIELIASENIVSAAVMEAQGTVLTNKYAEGYPSKRYYGGCEHVDRIEALAIDRVKALFECEFANVQPHSGAQANGAVMLALLKPGDTVLGMSLDAGGHLTHGARPALSGKWFNAVQYGVDPDTFLIDYAEVRRLAETHRPKLIIAGYSAYPRALDFGKFREIADSVGAMLMVDMAHIAGIVAAGRHENPVRFADVVTSTTHKTLRGPRGGFILTNNADVAKKINSAVFPGLQGGPLMHVIAGKAVAFGEALRPEFTKYIDQVLKNAQALGEVLKLGGVNLVSGGTDNHLLLVDLRPKGLTGSQVEKALERAGITCNKNGIPFDTQSPTVTSGIRLGTPAGTTRGFSVEQFDEIGTLILEVLSGLEQHPAGDELVERSVRSKVRDLCSRFPIYTHADALV; encoded by the coding sequence GTGAACGATTTCGTTCGATTCTTCTCAGAGACGCTGCAAGACCGTGACCCGGTCATCTCCTCGGAAATCGCCCTTGAATTGCGGCGTCAACAGTCGCAGATCGAACTGATTGCGTCGGAGAACATCGTGTCCGCCGCAGTGATGGAAGCGCAGGGCACGGTGCTCACCAACAAGTATGCGGAGGGCTATCCTTCGAAGCGCTATTACGGCGGTTGCGAGCACGTTGACCGCATCGAGGCGTTGGCTATTGACCGTGTGAAAGCGCTATTCGAATGCGAGTTCGCCAACGTGCAGCCACATTCCGGCGCTCAGGCGAACGGCGCCGTCATGCTCGCGCTGCTCAAACCGGGCGACACCGTGCTCGGCATGTCGCTGGACGCGGGCGGGCATCTGACGCATGGCGCGCGCCCCGCGTTGTCCGGCAAGTGGTTCAACGCGGTTCAGTACGGCGTCGATCCGGACACGTTCCTGATCGACTATGCCGAGGTTCGGCGGCTCGCCGAGACGCATCGCCCCAAGCTGATTATCGCGGGCTACTCGGCTTATCCGCGCGCGCTCGATTTCGGCAAGTTCCGCGAGATTGCCGATAGCGTCGGCGCCATGTTGATGGTCGATATGGCGCATATCGCGGGCATTGTTGCCGCCGGCCGGCACGAGAATCCGGTGCGATTCGCCGATGTCGTGACGTCCACCACTCACAAGACGCTGCGCGGTCCGCGCGGCGGCTTCATTCTGACCAACAACGCCGACGTCGCCAAAAAAATCAACTCGGCCGTTTTCCCCGGTCTGCAGGGCGGTCCGCTCATGCACGTCATCGCGGGTAAAGCGGTGGCGTTCGGCGAGGCCTTGCGTCCCGAGTTTACGAAGTACATCGACCAGGTGCTGAAAAACGCTCAGGCACTGGGGGAAGTGCTCAAGCTGGGCGGCGTGAATCTCGTCAGCGGAGGGACGGACAATCATTTGCTGCTCGTCGATCTGCGCCCGAAAGGCTTGACGGGCTCACAGGTCGAGAAAGCGCTGGAGCGGGCCGGTATCACCTGCAACAAGAACGGTATCCCGTTCGACACGCAGAGCCCCACTGTCACTTCGGGCATTCGACTCGGCACGCCCGCGGGCACGACACGCGGCTTCAGCGTCGAGCAGTTCGACGAGATCGGCACTCTCATTCTCGAGGTGTTGTCCGGCCTGGAGCAGCACCCGGCGGGCGATGAACTCGTCGAGCGCTCGGTGCGAAGCAAGGTTCGCGATCTGTGCAGCCGTTTTCCCATTTATACCCACGCCGATGCACTGGTTTGA
- a CDS encoding cupin domain-containing protein — MNSSSNNETASPDSHVFVARRCYEINNNDWLPLTIGDAEIPGYFWIPLSSDDKNRWSSYWMKIEPGAQGPQHRHEATELILVYEGTFTDSDGKDFAPGNVMTYATGSSHSSSSRDGCVVLVVAREGSHLLD; from the coding sequence ATGAATTCATCGAGCAACAACGAAACCGCTTCTCCCGATTCGCACGTGTTCGTCGCGCGGCGCTGCTATGAGATCAACAACAACGACTGGCTGCCGCTGACAATCGGCGACGCAGAAATTCCCGGCTATTTCTGGATCCCCTTGTCGAGCGACGACAAAAACAGATGGTCGAGCTACTGGATGAAAATCGAACCGGGCGCCCAAGGTCCGCAACATCGGCATGAAGCGACCGAGTTGATTCTGGTCTACGAGGGCACCTTCACCGATAGCGACGGCAAGGACTTCGCACCCGGAAACGTGATGACCTACGCGACCGGTTCCAGCCATTCAAGCTCGTCCCGCGATGGCTGCGTCGTTCTGGTCGTTGCGCGAGAAGGCTCGCACCTGCTCGACTGA
- a CDS encoding LysR substrate-binding domain-containing protein, whose amino-acid sequence MKSVSEGAKGYRRLIPSLTALVEFEAVARLSSFTRAANELGVTQAAVSRQVRCLEVSLGVRLFHRLHRSIRLTGEGEALYLVVAESMQRIAGVYDRLSDGSAEQELVLATTAAFSHFRVLPRLAELKRLQPQLKLRLTTQMFTADLRHNEVDIAVRYGNGKWRDGTASLLFDEEVFPVCSPAWSQANGAPQSLAELTKTQLIDSDSTSEGWLDWETWFQALGARPSRLQYELRCTLYTDAIQAALHDQGVALGWHRLLSDLLDSGELVRLTQASVKVSDAYYVVIPHGRTITPTTNRVIEWLRGSATLS is encoded by the coding sequence ATGAAATCCGTCTCCGAAGGCGCCAAAGGCTATCGACGGCTGATCCCTTCGTTGACGGCTCTCGTCGAGTTCGAAGCGGTCGCGCGATTAAGCAGCTTTACGCGGGCCGCGAACGAGTTGGGTGTCACGCAAGCTGCGGTAAGCAGGCAGGTGCGATGCCTCGAAGTGTCCCTCGGCGTTCGCCTTTTTCATCGCTTGCACCGGTCGATCAGACTGACGGGCGAAGGAGAAGCCCTGTATCTCGTGGTGGCGGAGTCCATGCAGCGAATCGCCGGTGTCTACGACCGGTTATCGGACGGCAGCGCGGAACAGGAGTTGGTGCTGGCCACCACCGCGGCCTTTTCGCATTTCCGCGTGTTGCCCAGGTTGGCCGAATTGAAACGGCTTCAACCGCAATTGAAACTGCGGCTGACGACGCAAATGTTCACCGCCGATCTGCGCCACAACGAAGTGGACATAGCCGTGCGATATGGCAATGGCAAGTGGCGCGATGGCACCGCCTCGTTGCTGTTCGATGAAGAAGTCTTTCCGGTATGTTCGCCGGCCTGGTCGCAGGCTAACGGCGCGCCGCAGTCGCTCGCTGAGTTGACGAAGACGCAGTTGATCGATTCCGACTCGACATCCGAAGGATGGCTGGACTGGGAAACTTGGTTCCAGGCGCTTGGCGCGCGGCCGTCGCGATTGCAGTACGAACTCCGTTGCACGCTGTACACGGACGCGATTCAGGCCGCGCTTCATGACCAGGGCGTGGCGCTCGGCTGGCACAGATTGTTGAGCGACCTGCTCGACTCCGGCGAACTGGTCCGGCTCACGCAAGCGTCGGTCAAGGTCAGCGATGCCTATTACGTGGTGATTCCGCACGGCCGCACGATTACGCCGACGACGAACCGCGTGATTGAATGGCTACGTGGCAGCGCGACGCTTTCATGA
- a CDS encoding ABC transporter permease, with translation MNSSFIGQAAEHAVNFLFLHFRGGFDAFSAALDAVVKLLQDGLGAIPFVVMLVAFVAIALWRKGAVFAAFVGLAILTIHYMGLWAQTVSTLALVIAATFFSLLIGIPLGIWGARNGRAEVILRSLLDFMQTMPAFVYLIPAVILFGLGRVPAVIATIVFAMPPVVRLTTLGIKQVREELMEAGRSFGSTDSQLLWKIQLPNALPSIMAGINQTIMMALSMVVVASMIGAGGLGEYVLSGIQRLDIGIGFEGGLGVVLLAIILDRLTESFGVKSARKKSRARTSATPTRETVPTQS, from the coding sequence ATGAACTCGTCATTTATCGGGCAAGCGGCGGAGCACGCCGTCAACTTTCTCTTTCTGCATTTCCGCGGCGGATTCGACGCTTTTTCCGCGGCATTGGACGCGGTCGTCAAGCTCCTGCAGGACGGTCTCGGCGCGATCCCCTTTGTCGTGATGCTGGTGGCGTTCGTGGCTATCGCGCTGTGGCGCAAAGGCGCGGTGTTCGCGGCATTCGTCGGCCTCGCGATCCTGACGATCCATTACATGGGGCTGTGGGCGCAAACGGTGTCCACGCTGGCGCTCGTGATTGCCGCCACTTTCTTCAGTCTGCTGATCGGCATTCCGCTCGGGATCTGGGGTGCACGCAACGGCCGCGCGGAGGTGATCCTGCGTTCGCTGCTGGACTTCATGCAGACCATGCCCGCATTCGTGTACCTGATTCCCGCGGTCATTCTGTTCGGACTCGGCCGCGTGCCCGCGGTCATTGCAACGATCGTCTTCGCCATGCCGCCGGTGGTTCGGCTCACGACGCTAGGCATCAAGCAGGTCCGCGAAGAATTGATGGAAGCCGGCCGCTCGTTCGGCAGCACCGACTCGCAACTGCTGTGGAAGATTCAACTGCCCAATGCGCTGCCGTCCATCATGGCGGGCATCAATCAGACCATCATGATGGCGCTCTCGATGGTCGTGGTCGCCTCGATGATCGGCGCGGGCGGCCTCGGCGAATATGTCCTGAGCGGCATTCAAAGGCTCGATATCGGCATTGGCTTCGAAGGCGGTCTGGGTGTCGTTCTGCTCGCCATCATTCTTGATCGTCTGACCGAAAGTTTCGGTGTCAAGTCGGCGAGGAAGAAGAGTCGTGCGCGGACGTCGGCAACCCCCACGCGTGAGACGGTCCCAACGCAGTCTTGA